The following is a genomic window from Aeromonas sp. FDAARGOS 1405.
ACGGCCTCGTTGTCGGCCTTGTCCCCCAGCAGCTTCTTGAGGCCGCGTTCGGCCTCCTTGCGCGCCTTCTCCTCCAGCAGCTTGTTGTTGCTGAGCAGCGCCTTTACGTCGAGCTGGTAGCTGGGCGCCTGCCAGTGGCCGCCGATCCGCACCGGAATGGTGATCTCCTTCAGCTCGTCCACGTCCTTGCCTCCCTGCCCCTTGCTGCTCTCGACGATGGAGGTGAGGAACAGGAAGTCGAGGCTCTCCGGCACCAGCGCCGTCTGCCCCTCGCCCTTGACCCGCAAGGCCGGGGCAAAGAGCTGGATGTCGTTGCTGCGGGCGATGCCATCGGCAATAAGGAAGCTGGCGGTCAGGGCGCTGAAGTCGGTCTTGCGCGCCTCCTTCACCTGCTCGGCTCCCTTGCCGGTGAGGGTGGCCCGCGCCTCGCGGATCATCTCCGGCAGGTTGATGCCGTGCAGGGCGCCGTCACTCAGCTTCAATGTCACCTTACCCTGCATCCCGTTGCGCAGCGCCAGCGCGGAGAGACCACGGCCCTGCACCTGCACATCGAGATCGCCCTTGCCCTCCAGCAGATCGCTCTGAGCCAGAGTCTGAAGCAAGGGACGGATGTTCACTCCGGCCACCTGCTTGTGCACCTTGTAGGTGGCGGGTTGCTGGCGTGCATCGAGAACTCCGTTAGCGTTTACCTGACCGCCAGCTACGGTCGCGCTGAACTGTTTGAGCGTCAGCAGTCCCTTAGCCAGAGCCACCTGCAGATCGACTGCGCCAAGATCCAGCCCTTTCAGACGCAGGCTGCCGAGTTGCAGCCGACCATCCAGATCCACCCCTTTGAGCGCGCCCAGATCCGGTTCGACAGTGGAGAGGGCTTCGCTCTTACCGCTTACCGCTTTATTGCCACTTGTAGCGGCATTGGAGGCTCCGGCCGCCGGTTTGCTCTCTTTCGCCTGCGCAGGTGTGGTCGGTGTCGCTTTGGCGAGCCATTTGTCGAGATCCAGCTTCTCCCCCTTGAGATCGAAAGTGATCGCGGGAACAGTACCAAGCTGCACGGATCCATCACCACTCAGCAGCGCCTCATCGGCACTCATCACCAGCTTGCTCAGGGTAATCAACTGCTTGTCGAGCTCGGCGCGGGCAAACCCGGCCAGTTTCAGCTTCATCTGCGGGCGCGGCAGCGTACCACCTTCCAGCGCAGCCGTCAGCAGCACATCGGAGAGCTCGGCCAGCTTCATCTCTTTATCGAGCCGTCCCTTGAGCGTTCCTTCCAGCGAACCTGCCAGTAAAGCTTGCTGCCCCTCGACCTTGGCTCCTTTCAGCGCCAACGTGAGATTGCTCCACTCACCAAGGGCCAGTCGGTCTCCCTTGATGGAGAAACTGTCGAGTCGCAGGGACGGGGCACTCAGGCTGCCACTGAGGCTCAGATCTTTCAGTTCACTGGCCATCACCTCCTGCGCCAGCTTGATCTGGGTCTGCCCTTTAACGTCGAAAGCGAGCTTGTCGGCACTCCCCTTCGCGGCCAGCGTCACGGGTACCCACTGACCGGTGGCCAGCTGCCCCATATCGAGATCGAGTCGATCCAGTCGCAGCGACGTGCCGCTGCGATCATCCTGTACAAGCGCACTGGCCTGGGAGAGCGCGACACCCTGCAAGCTGATCTGCCAGTGCTTGCTATCAGAGGTTGGCGCAGGGGTTGCGGGGACGACCGGTTCGCTTGCATCAGCAGTGGCATCTTTGATCAGTCCGCTCAGATTGGAGCTGCCATCCGCCTTGGTCTGGATAAAGAGATGGGCGCCACTCAGGGTCACCTTGCCGATCTCCAGACGATGTGAGAGCAGCGGTAACAGGGCCACCGAGGCCTCGCCCTGTTCGAAACGAATCAGATCCGGCTCGGCAAAACCGGCCGGATTGCGCAGAGCCACCTTCTCCAGCGAGAGGCCGAGACTCGGCCAGAAACGCCAGTCAATCTCCCCCGCCATCACCAGTTCCCGGCCCGTGCTCTTGCGCACCTGTTCAGCCAGCTGGGGCTTGAATTGATTGGGGTCGATAAGGCTTATCAGCGTCACTATGGCCAGCAAGGCTGCCACGGCGATGCCGAGCAAGATGAGAACTATCTTCTTCACGATATGCTCCTTGAATCCGGATCCACTGCAGACTATACCACTCACCGTCTGACGAATGGCGTCTGCGGGACAAAAGCGGACAAGGATGAGACAGGGATGGTCGCTGCCAATCCCCATCGTCATCAGCAGGGATCAGGCTTGCAAAGGGGATTGCTGCAACCGCGCCATAGCTGTGCGCGTCGACTCGAAAGCAAAGCGGGGCAAGGGGATATCGCGGATCTTCAGCCAGTGACAGGCGGCGACATCGTCAGCTGGCTGGATGACCGGTTTTTCGCTCAGCTTGATGGCAAAGAAGGTGTCACAGGTGTGATAGGTGATGCCGTCATAGGGATAGGTATTGGCGAACGAGCCAAGATAACGGTATGGCTGACCGACCATATCGAACCCCAACTCCTCCTGCAACTCGCGACGCAGCGCGACCTCCAGCGACTCGCCGGGATCGACAAATCCGCCCGGCAGATCCAGCAACCCCTTGCCCGGATTGCGGGCACGCACCGCAACCAGCACCTCATCCTGCCAGCAAAGCGCCACCATCACCGCAGTCGCTACATTCTGGAAAAAATGAAAACCGCAGTCACAGCAAAACTCTTTGGGGTTGACGCTCTGCAGGGTTTGACCGCCGCATTTTGGACAAAACATGGGCTATCTCCGACCAGATAAAGCGCCATTTTACGCCGCCAGGGCCATTTTTTATGAGTAAAACTGATGGGATGCTCAGGAATTCAGGGGAAGGAGGGGGTAACGCAGGCCAATTTTTAGGCGACTTGCTGAATTTCAGGCAATAAAAAACCCCGCTCGATGAGCGGGGTTTCTTGTATTGGGTGCCTGGCAGTGTCCTACTCTCGCATGGCGAATGCCACACTACCATCGGCGCTACCGCGTTTCACTTCTGAGTTCGGCATGGGATCAGGTGGTTCCACGGCGCTATGGCCGCCAGGCAAATTCTTCAATCCAGAAAGCTGACGTGAATAACGACTGAGTCATTATCACTGAATTAGTAGTTCGCTTAGGTTTGCTACAAGCCTTAGAACACTTCTTGGGTGTTGTATGGTTAAGCCTCACGGGTAATTAGTATGGGTTAGCTCAACACGTCGCCGCGCTTACACACCCCACCTATCAACGTTGTGGTCTCCAACGGCCCTTTAGGACCCTCAAGGGGTCAGGGATGACTCATCTCAGGGCTCGCTTCCCGCTTAGATGCTTTCAGCGGTTATCGATTCCGAACTTAGCTACCGGGCAGTGCCACTGGCGTGACAACCCGAACACCAGAGGTTCGTTCACTCCGGTCCTCTCGTACTAGGAGCAACTCCCTTCAATCATCCAACGCCCACGGCAGATAGGGACCGAACTGTCTCACGACGTTCTGAACCCAGCTCGCGTACCACTTTAAATGGCGAACAGCCATACCCTTGGGACCGACTTCAGCCCCAGGATGTGATGAGCCGACATCGAGGTGCCAAACACCGCCGTCGATATGAACTCTTGGGCGGTATCAGCCTGTTATCCCCGGAGTACCTTTTATCCGTTGAGCGATGGCCCTTCCATTCAGAACCACCGGATCACTATGACCTACTTTCGTACCTGCTCGACCTGTCCGTCTCGCAGTTAAGCTGGCTTATGCCATTGCACTAACCTCCTGATGTCCGACCAGGATTAGCCAACCTTCGTGCTCCTCCGTTACTCTTTGGGAGGAGACCGCCCCAGTCAAACTACCCACCAGGCACTGTCCGCGAGCCCGATTCAGGGCCCTGCGTTAGAACATCAAACATACAAGGGTGGTATTTCAAGGACGGCTCCAGCGCAACTGGCGTCACGCCTTCAAAGCCTCCCACCTATCCTACACATGTAGGTTCAATGTTCAGTGCCAAGCTGTAGTAAAGGTTCACGGGGTCTTTCCGTCTAGCCGCGGGTACACCGCATCTTCACGGCGAATTCGATTTCACTGAGTCTCGGGTGGAGACAGCATGGCCATGGTTACACCATTCGTGCAGGTCGGAACTTACCCGACAAGGAATTTCGCTACCTTAGGACCGTTATAGTTACGGCCGCCGTTTACCGGGGCTTCGATCAAGAGCTTCGCTTGCGCTAACCCCATCAATTAACCTTCCGGCACCGGGCAGGTGTCACACCCTATACGTCCACTTTCGTGTTTGCAGAGTGCTGTGTTTTTGATAAACAGTCCCAGCCATCTGGTCACTGCGACTCCCGACAGCTCCATCCGCAAGGGACTTCACCATCAAGAGCGAACCTTCTCCCGAAGTTACGGTTCTATTTTGCCTAGTTCCTTCACCCGAGTTCTCTCAAGCGCCTTGGTATTCTCTACCCGACCACCTGTGTCGGTTTGGGGTACGATGACTTGTAATCTGAAGCTTAGAGGCTTTTCCTGGAAGCAGGGCATCAATGGCTTCCGCACCGTAGTGCGTTCGTCTCGTGTCTCAGTGTTGTGTCTCCGGATTTGCCTGGAAACACCACCTACGCACTTTCACCAGGACAACCGTCGCCTGGCCCACCTAGCCTTCTCCGTCCCCCCATCGCAATTACAAGTCGTGCAGGAATATTAACCTGCTTCCCATCGACTACGCCTTTCGGCCTCGCCTTAGGGGTCGACTCACCCTGCCCCGATTAACGTTGGACAGGAACCCTTGGTCTTCCGGCGAGGAGGCTTTTCACCCCCTTTATCGTTACTTACGTCAGCATTCGCACTTCTGATATCTCCAGCATACCTCTCGATACACCTTCGCAGACTTACAGAACGCTCCCCTACCACTTGCACTAAGTGCAAATCCGCGGCTTCGGTGCCTGGTTTGAGCCCCGTTACATCTTCCGCGCAGGCCGACTCGACTAGTGAGCTATTACGCTTTCTTTAAATGATGGCTGCTTCTAAGCCAACATCCTAGCTGTCTGAGCCTTCCCACATCGTTTCCCACTTAACCAGAACTTTGGGACCTTAGCCGGCGGTCTGGGTTGTTTCCCTCTTCACGACGGACGTTAGCACCCGCCGTGTGTCTCCCGGATATTACTTACTGGTATTCGGAGTTTGCATGGGGTTGGTAAGTCGGGATGACCCCCTAGCCCAAACAGTGCTCTACCCCCAGTAGTATTCGTCCGAGGCGCTACCTAAATAGCTTTCGGGGAGAACCAGCTATCTCCGAGTTTGATTGGCCTTTCACCCCCAGCCACAGGTCATCCCCTAACTTTGCAACGTTAGTGGGTTCGGTCCTCCAGTTGATGTTACTCAACCTTCAACCTGCCCATGGCTAGATCACCCGGTTTCGGGTCTACACCTTGCAACTAGACGCCCAGTTAAGACTCGGTTTCCCTACGGCTCCCCTATACGGTTAACCTCGCTACAAAATGTAAGTCGCTGACCCATTATACAAAAGGTACGCAGTCACCCCGAAGGGCTCCCACTGCTTGTACGTACACGGTTTCAGGTTCTATTTCACTCCCCTCACAGGGGTTCTTTTCGCCTTTCCCTCACGGTACTGGTTCACTATCGGTCAGTCAGGAGTATTTAGCCTTGGAGGATGGTCCCCCCATATTCAGACAGGATGTCACGTGTCCCGCCCTACTCGATTTCACATCAAGGTTGTTTTCGTGTACGGGGCTATCACCCTGTATCGCCGGCCTTTCCAGGACCGTTCCACTAACTTCCAAGATGCTTAAGGGCTAATCCCCGTTCGCTCGCCGCTACTGAGGGAATCTCGGTTGATTTCTTTTCCTCGGGGTACTTAGATGTTTCAGTTCTCCCGGTTCGCCTCGTTACACTATGTATTCATGTAACGATACCCAAGTTATCTTGGGTGGGTTTCCCCATTCGGAAATCTGTGAGTAATAGCGTCTCTTACCGACTTCTCACAGCTTATCGCAGGTTAGTACGTCCTTCATCGCCTCTGACTGCCAAGGCATCCACCATGTACGCTTAGTCACTTAACCATACAACCCCAAGAAGTGTCGTCGAAACGGCATTCAAGTTGCTGTACAACAAGGACCAAATAAAATTTGGTTTTCGCCAAGAAGTTTCCAAAGCACTTGTAACAAATGTTTGAGAACTACTTTTTAAATCAGCTTTCCAGATTGTTAAAGAGCATGTTTGCAACGGCGCGAGGCCGAAGAAAACAGAGTTAAGAATTAACTTCTTAACTCTGCATTCTTGTTAGCAAGAAGAGAAGTGGCGTCCCCTAGGGGATTCGAACCCCTGTTACCGCCGTGAAAGGGCGGTGTCCTAGGCCTCTAGACGAAGGGGACCCAAAATCATCTTTGCGCTGCGTCAGCAGTGCAGATTTTGGGTAATGGCGAGTGCCGAGCCTGCGAGGCCGAGCGCCATTATTCACATCCCAAAACCCAATGATAGGGCTTCTCTCATCTGGCCGGAGCCAGATAAGCACTGATGCTTGCGCACCAGGTCTTTGCTCTAACTACTTTGAATCAAGGCAATCTGTGTGAACACTCAACAACACGACATCTTAAGGTAAGGAGGTGATCCAACCCCAGGTTCCCCTAGGGTTACCTTGTTACGACTTCACCCCAGTCATGAATCACACCGTGGTAAACGCCCTCCCGAAGGTTAAGCTATCTACTTCTGGTGCAACCCACTCCCATGGTGTGACGGGCGGTGTGTACAAGGCCCGGGAACGTATTCACCGCAACATTCTGATTTGCGATTACTAGCGATTCCGACTTCACGGAGTCGAGTTGCAGACTCCGATCCGGACTACGACGCGCTTTTTGGGATTCGCTCACTATCGCTAGCTTGCAGCCCTCTGTACGCGCCATTGTAGCACGTGTGTAGCCCTGGCCGTAAGGGCCATGATGACTTGACGTCATCCCCACCTTCCTCCGGTTTATCACCGGCAGTCTCCCTTGAGTTCCCACCATTACGTGCTGGCAACAAAGGACAGGGGTTGCGCTCGTTGCGGGACTTAACCCAACATCTCACGACACGAGCTGACGACAGCCATGCAGCACCTGTGTTCTGATTCCCGAAGGCACTCCCGCATCTCTGCAGGATTCCAGACATGTCAAGGCCAGGTAAGGTTCTTCGCGTTGCATCGAATTAAACCACATGCTCCACCGCTTGTGCGGGCCCCCGTCAATTCATTTGAGTTTTAACCTTGCGGCCGTACTCCCCAGGCGGTCGATTTAACGCGTTAGCTCCGGAAGCCACGTCTCAAGGACACAGCCTCCAAATCGACATCGTTTACGGCGTGGACTACCAGGGTATCTAATCCTGTTTGCTCCCCACGCTTTCGCACCTGAGCGTCAGTCTTTGTCCAGGGGGCCGCCTTCGCCACCGGTATTCCTCCAGATCTCTACGCATTTCACCGCTACACCTGGAATTCTACCCCCCTCTACAAGACTCTAGCCGGACAGTTTTAAATGCAATTCCCAGGTTGAGCCCGGGGCTTTCACATCTAACTTATCCAACCGCCTGCGTGCGCTTTACGCCCAGTAATTCCGATTAACGCTTGCACCCTCCGTATTACCGCGGCTGCTGGCACGGAGTTAGCCGGTGCTTCTTCTGCGAGTAAC
Proteins encoded in this region:
- a CDS encoding AsmA family protein, with product MKKIVLILLGIAVAALLAIVTLISLIDPNQFKPQLAEQVRKSTGRELVMAGEIDWRFWPSLGLSLEKVALRNPAGFAEPDLIRFEQGEASVALLPLLSHRLEIGKVTLSGAHLFIQTKADGSSNLSGLIKDATADASEPVVPATPAPTSDSKHWQISLQGVALSQASALVQDDRSGTSLRLDRLDLDMGQLATGQWVPVTLAAKGSADKLAFDVKGQTQIKLAQEVMASELKDLSLSGSLSAPSLRLDSFSIKGDRLALGEWSNLTLALKGAKVEGQQALLAGSLEGTLKGRLDKEMKLAELSDVLLTAALEGGTLPRPQMKLKLAGFARAELDKQLITLSKLVMSADEALLSGDGSVQLGTVPAITFDLKGEKLDLDKWLAKATPTTPAQAKESKPAAGASNAATSGNKAVSGKSEALSTVEPDLGALKGVDLDGRLQLGSLRLKGLDLGAVDLQVALAKGLLTLKQFSATVAGGQVNANGVLDARQQPATYKVHKQVAGVNIRPLLQTLAQSDLLEGKGDLDVQVQGRGLSALALRNGMQGKVTLKLSDGALHGINLPEMIREARATLTGKGAEQVKEARKTDFSALTASFLIADGIARSNDIQLFAPALRVKGEGQTALVPESLDFLFLTSIVESSKGQGGKDVDELKEITIPVRIGGHWQAPSYQLDVKALLSNNKLLEEKARKEAERGLKKLLGDKADNEAVKGVADQLLKGLFK
- a CDS encoding NUDIX domain-containing protein, yielding MFCPKCGGQTLQSVNPKEFCCDCGFHFFQNVATAVMVALCWQDEVLVAVRARNPGKGLLDLPGGFVDPGESLEVALRRELQEELGFDMVGQPYRYLGSFANTYPYDGITYHTCDTFFAIKLSEKPVIQPADDVAACHWLKIRDIPLPRFAFESTRTAMARLQQSPLQA